A genome region from Flavobacterium sp. CFS9 includes the following:
- a CDS encoding SGNH/GDSL hydrolase family protein, protein MVKNLKWLFLVSVTFMACNSDDAVTVSDSSDGQPLTSGQANFSKYVALGDSFAAGFSDNALFKAGQTNAYPNILAQQFALIGGGTFTTPFMTDNIGGFSSGGVQIPSLGVRLYLDVATSTPVPVSGVSGTDISARLTGAFNNMGIPGAKATHLALSGYASGNPYFGRIASSASATVLGDALAQNPTFFSLWIGGNDVLGYATSGGDGSNPITDPATFDAAYKNLTAELSKNGRKGVVANLPDISTLPHFTTVPYNPLTVSLLGAGNTAVGTATINALNTQLYGPLKGALNYLGVTDRIDLLSLTAANPLLIKDESLTNLSAQLTAVLTPSVGAQTAAFYGTVFGQARQAKATDLVLLSTRAAIGTAPTAANSGIGMAPPAPLDKFGITYPLQDKYVLIPTEITEIKNATVAYNVTIKAAQEANGLALVDADGLMKQLSTANGISVNGYTLTSAFVFGGVFSLDGVHPSARGYAFIANKFIESINAKYGSNLKGVDVGNYPILYPKVIN, encoded by the coding sequence ATGGTAAAAAATTTAAAATGGCTGTTTTTGGTTTCAGTGACCTTTATGGCTTGTAATAGTGATGATGCGGTAACGGTGTCAGATTCATCTGACGGACAGCCGTTGACTTCGGGACAGGCGAATTTTTCAAAATATGTTGCGTTGGGTGATTCGTTCGCGGCAGGTTTTTCAGACAATGCTTTGTTTAAGGCCGGTCAGACAAATGCCTACCCTAACATTTTGGCACAACAGTTTGCATTGATAGGCGGCGGTACTTTTACGACTCCTTTCATGACTGATAATATTGGAGGGTTTTCCTCCGGTGGTGTTCAGATACCTAGTTTAGGAGTTAGATTGTATTTAGATGTGGCAACAAGTACTCCTGTTCCTGTTAGTGGAGTTTCGGGCACCGATATTAGTGCGCGTTTAACAGGAGCTTTCAATAATATGGGGATTCCCGGTGCAAAAGCAACACATTTGGCATTGTCAGGATATGCCAGTGGTAATCCTTACTTTGGCAGGATTGCTTCTTCGGCTTCAGCAACAGTTTTGGGTGATGCTTTGGCGCAGAATCCTACTTTTTTCTCTTTATGGATTGGGGGTAACGATGTTTTAGGTTACGCTACATCCGGAGGAGATGGATCAAACCCAATTACAGATCCGGCTACTTTTGATGCTGCTTATAAAAACCTGACAGCAGAATTGTCTAAGAATGGAAGAAAAGGTGTTGTGGCCAATTTGCCGGACATTAGTACCTTGCCGCACTTTACAACAGTTCCTTATAATCCATTAACCGTTTCTCTTTTGGGTGCTGGGAATACAGCTGTTGGGACAGCAACGATTAATGCACTTAATACGCAATTATACGGTCCGTTGAAAGGGGCCTTAAATTATCTTGGAGTTACAGACAGAATTGATTTGCTGTCTTTAACTGCAGCAAATCCTTTGTTGATAAAAGATGAATCGCTTACTAATTTATCAGCGCAGCTTACAGCAGTGCTTACACCTTCAGTAGGGGCGCAGACAGCAGCGTTTTATGGTACTGTTTTTGGTCAGGCGCGTCAGGCTAAAGCTACTGATTTGGTACTTTTGAGTACAAGAGCAGCAATTGGTACAGCACCTACAGCAGCAAATTCAGGAATTGGAATGGCACCTCCTGCTCCATTGGATAAGTTTGGGATTACGTATCCGTTACAAGATAAGTATGTTTTAATTCCAACAGAGATAACGGAGATCAAAAATGCTACTGTGGCCTATAATGTAACCATTAAAGCGGCTCAGGAAGCAAATGGACTGGCATTAGTAGATGCTGACGGATTGATGAAACAGTTGTCTACTGCAAATGGTATTTCTGTCAATGGCTATACTTTGACAAGCGCATTTGTTTTCGGAGGAGTGTTTTCTCTGGACGGTGTTCATCCTTCAGCCAGAGGTTATGCATTTATTGCCAATAAATTTATTGAGTCTATTAATGCGAAATACGGTTCCAACCTAAAAGGAGTAGATGTGGGGAATTACCCGATCCTTTATCCTAAAGTTATAAATTAA
- the atpD gene encoding F0F1 ATP synthase subunit beta, whose translation MSKVIGKVAQIIGPVVDVVFNGKDVELPKIYDSLEVTKKDGTLLVLEVQSHIGENTVRTISMDSTDGLSRGYEVVGTGNPIQMPIGPDVYGRLFNVVGDAIDGLGELPKTGENGLPIHRQAPKFEDLSTSSEVLFTGIKVIDLIEPYAKGGKIGLFGGAGVGKTVLIQELINNIAKGHGGLSVFAGVGERTREGNDLLREMLESGIIKYGDDFMHSMENGGWDLSKVDMPGMRESKATFVFGQMNEPPGARARVALSGLSIAEYFRDGAGSDQGKDVLFFVDNIFRFTQAGSEVSALLGRMPSAVGYQPTLATEMGAMQERITSTNKGSITSVQAVYVPADDLTDPAPATTFAHLDATTVLSRKIAELGIYPAVDPLDSTSRILTPHILGDEHYNCAQRVKEILQKYKQLQDIIAILGMEELSEEDKLSVSRARRVQRFLSQPFHVAEQFTGIPGVLVDIKDTIKGFNMIIDGELDHLPEAAFNLKGSIQDAIEAGEKMLAEA comes from the coding sequence ATGTCAAAAGTAATAGGAAAAGTTGCTCAAATCATTGGACCAGTAGTTGACGTAGTTTTCAACGGTAAGGATGTTGAACTTCCAAAAATTTATGATTCACTAGAAGTCACAAAAAAAGACGGAACATTATTGGTTCTGGAAGTACAATCTCACATTGGTGAAAATACGGTTCGTACCATTTCTATGGACTCTACAGACGGTTTGAGTAGAGGATATGAAGTAGTTGGAACTGGAAATCCAATCCAAATGCCAATCGGTCCGGATGTATACGGAAGATTATTTAATGTTGTTGGAGATGCGATTGATGGTTTAGGTGAATTGCCTAAAACAGGTGAAAATGGTTTGCCAATTCACAGACAAGCACCAAAATTTGAAGATTTGTCAACTTCATCAGAAGTTTTATTCACAGGTATCAAAGTAATCGATTTGATTGAGCCTTACGCAAAAGGAGGTAAAATTGGATTGTTCGGTGGAGCAGGTGTTGGTAAAACAGTATTGATCCAGGAGTTGATTAACAATATCGCAAAAGGTCACGGTGGACTTTCAGTATTCGCAGGAGTAGGAGAAAGAACACGTGAAGGAAATGACTTACTTCGTGAGATGTTAGAGTCAGGAATTATTAAATACGGTGATGATTTCATGCACTCTATGGAAAATGGAGGATGGGATTTATCTAAAGTAGATATGCCAGGAATGAGAGAGTCTAAAGCTACTTTCGTTTTCGGACAAATGAATGAGCCACCTGGAGCTCGTGCACGTGTAGCACTTTCAGGATTATCTATCGCTGAGTATTTCCGTGATGGAGCAGGATCTGATCAAGGTAAAGACGTATTGTTCTTCGTTGATAACATCTTCCGTTTTACACAAGCAGGTTCTGAGGTTTCAGCACTTTTAGGACGTATGCCTTCTGCAGTAGGATACCAGCCAACTTTGGCAACAGAGATGGGGGCTATGCAAGAGCGTATTACTTCTACAAACAAAGGATCTATTACATCTGTACAGGCGGTTTACGTTCCTGCGGATGACTTAACTGACCCGGCACCGGCAACAACGTTTGCTCACTTAGATGCTACAACAGTATTGTCTCGTAAAATTGCTGAGTTAGGTATTTATCCTGCGGTTGATCCGTTAGATTCTACTTCAAGAATTTTAACTCCACATATTTTAGGTGATGAGCACTATAACTGTGCACAAAGAGTAAAAGAGATTCTTCAAAAATACAAACAATTGCAAGATATTATCGCGATCTTAGGTATGGAAGAGTTATCTGAAGAAGATAAATTATCAGTATCCAGAGCACGTCGTGTTCAGCGTTTCTTATCTCAGCCATTCCACGTAGCGGAGCAATTTACAGGTATTCCTGGAGTATTGGTTGATATTAAAGATACTATCAAAGGATTCAACATGATTATCGACGGTGAGTTAGATCATCTTCCGGAAGCAGCTTTCAACTTGAAAGGTTCTATTCAGGATGCTATCGAAGCTGGAGAAAAAATGTTAGCTGAAGCATAA
- the bioD gene encoding dethiobiotin synthase has translation MKIFITGISTDVGKTVASTIVVEALEADYWKPVQAGDLNFSDTHKVQSQISNSKSQFFPNAYELNTPASPHLAAEIDGLTIDLKMITEPQTDNHLVVEGAGGIFVPLNETDSIIDLIQADYKVIVVSRHYLGSINHTLLTIEAIQNRGFKVAGIIFSGSENKSTESLILNKTGIKCIGRIDEEPYFDQNVIREYADLFRENLLQL, from the coding sequence ATGAAAATATTTATAACCGGAATTTCAACAGATGTTGGTAAAACCGTTGCTTCGACAATCGTTGTTGAAGCTTTAGAGGCTGATTACTGGAAGCCAGTTCAGGCCGGAGATCTGAATTTTAGTGATACACACAAAGTACAGTCTCAAATTTCAAATTCGAAATCTCAATTTTTCCCGAATGCATACGAATTAAATACACCGGCAAGCCCTCATCTGGCAGCAGAAATTGATGGGCTTACGATCGATTTAAAAATGATTACGGAACCTCAAACCGATAATCATTTGGTAGTAGAAGGGGCAGGAGGGATTTTTGTTCCGTTGAATGAAACCGATTCTATTATTGATCTAATTCAAGCCGATTATAAAGTAATTGTGGTTTCAAGACATTATTTGGGAAGTATCAATCATACACTGTTAACGATTGAAGCGATTCAAAATCGTGGATTTAAAGTTGCAGGAATCATTTTCAGCGGAAGTGAAAACAAATCGACTGAAAGTTTAATTCTGAATAAAACCGGAATAAAATGTATCGGAAGAATTGATGAAGAACCCTATTTTGATCAGAATGTAATCCGGGAATACGCCGATTTGTTTAGAGAGAATTTATTACAATTGTAA
- a CDS encoding aminotransferase class I/II-fold pyridoxal phosphate-dependent enzyme: MKLPENLNQKLEIRKQNNSLRKLPVFSNRIDFSSNDYIGFSKSESIFKLTHAYLLENEIFQNGATGSRLISGNHSLYQITETFIAEFHEAESALIFNSGYDANVGFFSAVPQRNDVILYDELSHASIRDGITMSNAKSYKFNHNDFEDLERLIQKFPDTTVYIVTETVFSMDGDSPNLEELVVLSEKYNCYLVVDEAHTLGVFGEKGEGLMQYLNLHYRIFARIMTFGKGLGCHGAVVLGSTDLKEYLVNFARSFIYTTGLSPHSVATIFIAYKQLEAEKTTIEKLRTNIVFFNQQKNVLGLKPMFVWSKSAIQSAIVPGNENVKRLAEQLQGKGFDVKPILSPTVPEGQERLRFCIHSYNSEKEINEVLELLGNFVF; the protein is encoded by the coding sequence ATGAAATTACCGGAGAACCTGAATCAGAAATTAGAGATAAGAAAGCAAAATAATTCGCTTAGAAAATTACCGGTTTTTAGCAACCGAATAGATTTTTCGTCTAACGATTATATAGGTTTTTCAAAATCAGAATCTATTTTTAAGCTTACTCATGCTTATTTGCTGGAAAATGAAATTTTTCAAAACGGCGCAACCGGATCACGATTGATCTCAGGAAATCATTCTTTATATCAAATTACAGAAACCTTTATTGCAGAATTTCATGAGGCAGAGTCGGCATTAATTTTTAATTCGGGTTACGATGCCAATGTTGGTTTTTTTAGCGCTGTACCGCAACGAAATGATGTCATATTGTATGATGAATTGAGTCATGCTTCTATTCGTGACGGAATCACAATGTCTAATGCAAAATCATATAAATTCAATCACAATGATTTTGAAGATCTGGAGCGTCTCATTCAGAAATTCCCGGATACCACGGTTTATATTGTGACCGAAACGGTTTTTTCTATGGATGGGGATAGTCCAAATTTAGAAGAATTAGTAGTCTTGTCCGAGAAGTACAATTGTTATCTGGTGGTTGACGAAGCGCATACTTTAGGAGTGTTTGGTGAGAAAGGAGAAGGTTTGATGCAATACCTGAATTTGCACTATAGAATTTTTGCCCGAATCATGACTTTTGGAAAAGGTTTGGGATGTCATGGTGCTGTAGTTTTGGGAAGTACAGATCTTAAAGAATATCTGGTAAACTTTGCCAGAAGCTTCATTTATACTACAGGTTTGTCACCTCATTCTGTTGCAACAATTTTTATAGCGTACAAACAATTGGAAGCAGAGAAAACAACCATCGAAAAGTTACGCACGAATATTGTGTTTTTCAATCAACAAAAAAACGTATTAGGGCTCAAGCCAATGTTTGTGTGGAGCAAATCGGCCATACAATCGGCGATTGTTCCGGGTAACGAAAATGTAAAACGCCTCGCAGAACAGCTTCAGGGTAAAGGATTCGATGTAAAACCGATACTTTCTCCAACTGTTCCGGAAGGTCAGGAACGCTTGCGTTTTTGTATTCATAGCTATAATTCAGAAAAAGAGATTAACGAAGTTTTAGAATTACTGGGAAACTTCGTGTTTTAG
- a CDS encoding TraB/GumN family protein, whose translation MKNLFTSAIAVIALVFSGTTQAQKKFPKLENSLLWEVTGNGLSKPSYLYGTIHAICSGDYFLSEKAKKAFEASNELVLEVDLADPKEMADMQQLVLGKEPLSKTLSPEQLSKLDLILQKATGMTVKQVDAYSLTAVMSLVSIKSFGCKDLKFYEMEFIEKAKKRNIEIGGLETVKSQGKMLENAYTNDEMLMMLEQLNDLVMSQSVSFYKNENINGLYDVVTDEKMGSEKTNKVILDQRNMNWVKTMPELMKKQSVFFAVGSGHLGGEYGVISLLKKAGYKVKPVMQ comes from the coding sequence ATGAAAAATTTATTTACATCAGCAATTGCAGTAATCGCATTAGTTTTTAGCGGAACGACACAGGCACAGAAAAAATTTCCAAAACTTGAAAATTCGCTTTTATGGGAAGTTACTGGAAACGGATTATCGAAACCGTCTTATTTGTACGGTACAATTCATGCGATTTGTTCAGGAGATTATTTTCTTTCTGAAAAGGCAAAAAAAGCATTTGAAGCCTCAAACGAATTAGTGTTGGAAGTTGATTTAGCAGACCCGAAAGAAATGGCGGATATGCAGCAATTGGTATTGGGGAAAGAGCCGTTAAGTAAAACGCTGAGTCCGGAACAATTGTCAAAATTGGATTTGATTCTGCAAAAAGCAACCGGAATGACTGTCAAACAGGTTGATGCTTATAGTCTGACCGCAGTAATGAGCCTGGTTTCGATTAAAAGTTTTGGCTGTAAAGACCTTAAGTTTTATGAAATGGAATTTATTGAGAAAGCAAAGAAAAGAAATATTGAAATTGGTGGTCTGGAAACTGTAAAATCTCAAGGAAAGATGTTGGAAAATGCTTATACCAATGATGAAATGTTAATGATGCTGGAGCAGCTAAATGATTTAGTAATGTCTCAATCAGTATCCTTTTATAAAAATGAAAACATAAATGGATTGTATGATGTAGTGACAGATGAAAAAATGGGGAGTGAAAAGACAAATAAAGTTATCTTAGACCAGCGAAACATGAATTGGGTAAAAACGATGCCGGAATTGATGAAAAAACAAAGTGTGTTTTTTGCTGTAGGATCGGGACATTTAGGTGGAGAGTATGGAGTGATTAGTTTATTAAAGAAAGCAGGGTACAAAGTCAAACCAGTAATGCAATAA
- a CDS encoding TonB-dependent receptor, whose translation MRIYLLIMLFFSGISFAQNSITGSVTDGAKQPIPGANIVVVGSSNGTSTDFDGTFKLSTSAKLPYSIKVSAVGFESKTINVTSASQKINVILKDEETKLNEIVVSASRTPERVLESPVTIERMGIVDIKRTASPSFYDGLENLKEVQMNTSSMSFKSINTRGFATVANTRFMQLVDGMDNSSPLLNFVLGNMIGISEIDVQSVELLPGASSALYGANAFNGIMFMNSKSPFTYQGASAYFKYGVTSQKAAGTNNYYDFGMRFAHAFNKYFAAKANFTYMEATDWYATNYNDKTIPGIDRSNINYDGINVYGDEVSTNLKGVGQSLAALGIIPASAVNLLPSKNVSRTGYNEVDLTNNKAGNTKIDFSFHGRPFGDERLEIIWQSKFGFGNAVYQGANRYYLNNFFMQQHKIEFKGKNFFARGYMTTEDGGDSYDMGFTGININRKWKDDKTWFGQYAGAYVQATLGGATPEQAHAAGRATADTGRFLPGTAAFKNAFNQVIADESVLTGSKLVDNSKIYHSDANYNFKDLIKFAEIQVGGSFRLYELNSHGRIYTDGNSGINYTEYGAYTQLVKKFMEDRLKFTGSIRYDKSKNFDGNFSPRVSFVYSGGEKKNHNFRASFQTGFRNPSTQDQYIGFNIGNAVLIGSAPDNLLRFTETLPVSTTKGQGFAKGSTVVMTGLNAYGNSYTASSASAFAALAGTDPVAAAKLLRKTNVNYVKPEEVKAFELGYRSFINDVSIDLNAYYNIYNHFIGNLNVIAPFYGTAQDSPDVTKGDTDPGYQSVHALQNGNTRAYQLYTNTDVEIKSFGFGVGLSKKVIANFELGVNYNYAQFDFDQAKDPSFEAGFNTPKHRVKVSLGNDKLFENFGFSVSGRWNSEYKWESTFADGIIKEATVIDAQINYGLPKLKSLFKLGASNIGGKEYAQVLGAGYIGQQYFVSWTINP comes from the coding sequence ATGAGAATCTATTTATTAATTATGTTGTTTTTCAGCGGAATATCTTTTGCGCAGAATTCAATTACCGGTTCTGTTACAGACGGTGCTAAACAACCTATTCCTGGAGCCAATATTGTCGTAGTAGGAAGTTCAAACGGTACTTCTACGGATTTTGATGGTACATTTAAATTAAGCACTTCGGCTAAGCTGCCTTATTCAATTAAGGTTTCAGCTGTAGGTTTCGAGTCTAAGACGATTAATGTTACCAGTGCAAGTCAAAAGATAAACGTAATTTTAAAAGATGAGGAAACCAAATTGAATGAAATTGTGGTTTCCGCTTCCAGAACACCTGAGAGAGTTCTCGAATCTCCGGTAACTATTGAAAGAATGGGAATCGTTGATATCAAGAGAACTGCTTCTCCTTCTTTTTACGATGGTCTGGAAAATTTAAAAGAGGTACAGATGAATACCAGTAGTATGTCTTTTAAATCGATCAATACAAGAGGTTTTGCAACGGTAGCCAATACTCGTTTTATGCAGTTAGTTGACGGTATGGACAACTCTTCTCCACTTTTGAACTTTGTATTGGGGAATATGATTGGTATTTCGGAAATAGATGTTCAGAGTGTAGAGCTTTTGCCGGGTGCATCTTCTGCTTTGTACGGAGCAAATGCTTTTAACGGAATTATGTTCATGAACAGTAAAAGCCCGTTTACCTATCAGGGGGCATCGGCTTACTTTAAATACGGAGTAACTTCACAAAAGGCTGCCGGTACTAATAATTACTACGATTTTGGAATGCGATTCGCGCATGCGTTTAATAAATATTTCGCAGCCAAAGCAAACTTTACTTATATGGAGGCTACCGATTGGTACGCTACAAATTATAACGACAAAACTATTCCGGGAATTGACAGAAGTAATATCAATTATGATGGAATTAACGTTTATGGTGATGAAGTTTCGACTAACTTAAAAGGTGTTGGACAGTCACTGGCTGCTTTAGGAATTATTCCTGCTTCGGCAGTAAATTTATTACCTAGTAAAAATGTCAGCAGAACAGGGTATAACGAAGTAGATCTTACTAATAATAAAGCCGGAAATACTAAAATTGACTTCTCTTTTCATGGAAGACCATTTGGTGATGAGCGTTTGGAAATTATCTGGCAAAGTAAATTTGGTTTCGGAAATGCCGTTTATCAGGGTGCAAACAGATATTATCTGAACAACTTTTTTATGCAGCAGCACAAAATTGAATTTAAAGGAAAGAATTTCTTTGCGAGAGGATATATGACAACAGAAGATGGAGGAGATTCTTATGATATGGGCTTTACCGGGATTAATATCAACAGAAAATGGAAAGATGATAAAACCTGGTTTGGTCAGTATGCCGGGGCTTATGTTCAGGCTACTTTAGGAGGGGCAACTCCTGAGCAAGCGCATGCAGCGGGACGAGCTACAGCAGATACAGGTCGTTTCTTACCAGGTACTGCAGCGTTTAAGAACGCATTCAATCAGGTAATTGCTGACGAAAGCGTACTTACAGGTTCAAAACTGGTAGACAATTCAAAGATTTACCATTCAGATGCCAACTACAACTTTAAAGATTTGATAAAATTTGCCGAAATTCAGGTGGGTGGATCGTTCCGATTGTACGAGTTGAATTCTCATGGAAGAATCTATACCGATGGAAATAGCGGTATCAATTATACAGAATATGGTGCTTATACACAATTGGTAAAGAAATTTATGGAAGACAGATTGAAATTTACAGGATCTATTCGTTATGATAAATCAAAAAATTTCGATGGTAATTTTTCACCAAGAGTATCTTTTGTGTATTCAGGAGGAGAGAAAAAGAATCATAATTTCAGAGCTTCGTTTCAAACCGGTTTCAGAAACCCGTCTACACAGGATCAATATATTGGTTTTAATATCGGGAATGCGGTACTAATCGGTTCTGCTCCGGATAACTTGTTGCGTTTTACCGAGACATTGCCGGTTTCGACAACGAAGGGTCAAGGTTTTGCAAAAGGGTCAACTGTCGTAATGACCGGTCTGAATGCGTATGGTAATTCGTATACAGCAAGCTCAGCCAGTGCTTTTGCTGCTTTGGCAGGAACTGATCCTGTAGCTGCGGCGAAACTTTTAAGAAAAACAAATGTAAACTATGTAAAGCCGGAAGAAGTTAAAGCATTTGAGTTGGGGTATCGTTCTTTTATTAATGATGTTTCAATCGATCTTAATGCTTATTATAATATTTACAATCATTTTATTGGAAATCTAAATGTTATAGCGCCTTTTTATGGTACGGCACAGGATTCTCCTGATGTTACCAAGGGAGATACAGATCCGGGTTATCAATCAGTTCATGCTCTTCAGAATGGGAATACTAGAGCGTATCAGTTGTATACCAATACAGATGTTGAAATCAAATCGTTCGGATTTGGAGTTGGTCTTTCTAAAAAAGTGATTGCTAATTTTGAATTAGGAGTAAATTATAATTATGCTCAGTTTGATTTTGATCAGGCAAAAGATCCAAGTTTTGAAGCCGGGTTCAACACACCAAAACACAGAGTTAAAGTGTCTCTTGGAAATGACAAGTTATTCGAGAACTTCGGATTCAGTGTAAGCGGAAGATGGAATAGTGAGTATAAATGGGAGTCAACTTTTGCAGATGGTATCATTAAAGAGGCTACTGTAATTGATGCGCAGATTAATTACGGACTTCCAAAATTAAAATCACTTTTCAAATTAGGAGCCTCGAATATTGGAGGAAAAGAATATGCTCAGGTACTTGGAGCAGGATATATCGGTCAGCAATATTTTGTTTCCTGGACGATCAATCCGTAA
- a CDS encoding RNA polymerase sigma factor, with protein MKEKEQEFLNRIESHKGILYKVSKMYMDNSDDQQDLFQEIVCQLWKSYGSFRNESQFSTWMYRVAINTAIVFLRKEKRKVDKYEIASENIKDDEGDSRIKESQIDHFYKAVQKLEKIDKAIIFYQLEGFSHKEIGENLGISEGNARVKLNRAKEKLKEIIKNQGYGF; from the coding sequence TTGAAAGAGAAAGAACAGGAATTTTTAAATCGGATCGAAAGTCACAAGGGAATATTGTACAAGGTTTCTAAAATGTACATGGATAACTCTGACGATCAACAGGATTTGTTTCAGGAAATCGTTTGCCAGCTTTGGAAATCATACGGTTCCTTTAGGAATGAGAGTCAGTTTTCGACCTGGATGTATCGTGTGGCCATAAATACAGCTATTGTTTTTCTTAGAAAGGAAAAACGAAAGGTGGATAAATACGAAATTGCTTCGGAGAATATTAAGGACGATGAAGGAGATTCGCGCATCAAAGAAAGTCAGATCGACCATTTTTATAAAGCTGTTCAAAAACTCGAAAAAATAGATAAAGCGATCATTTTTTATCAGCTGGAGGGTTTTTCTCATAAAGAAATTGGGGAGAACTTAGGAATTTCAGAAGGAAATGCCAGGGTGAAATTAAACAGAGCAAAAGAAAAATTGAAAGAAATAATTAAAAATCAAGGATATGGATTTTAA
- a CDS encoding F0F1 ATP synthase subunit epsilon, translating into MILDIVSPEAKLFSGEVTSVTLPGVDGSFQILNNHAPIVSILEKGTVKIASAKFNFSKDVASKFTKVNEQTYTLEIASGTVEMKDNKVIVLVD; encoded by the coding sequence ATGATTTTAGATATAGTATCACCAGAAGCAAAATTATTTTCAGGAGAAGTAACATCAGTTACATTGCCTGGGGTTGACGGAAGCTTCCAAATATTGAATAATCACGCTCCTATCGTCTCTATTTTAGAAAAGGGAACAGTTAAAATTGCTTCTGCAAAGTTTAATTTTTCTAAAGATGTAGCGAGTAAATTCACGAAAGTAAACGAGCAAACTTATACATTAGAGATTGCATCAGGTACTGTTGAAATGAAAGACAATAAAGTAATTGTTTTAGTGGACTAA